A stretch of DNA from Cyanobium sp. AMD-g:
CACTCTGCTGGAGGCCCTGGCTGCGGACCCCGCCGCCGCCGCCGCTGCGCGCACGGCCCTCCAGGCCGGCCTGGTGGCCCTGGAGGACAAGCCCCTGGCGGAGCTTCTCGAGGGCGTACCCAGGCGGGAACGCCCTTGGCTGCGCCAGGAGGTGTTCCACCGCTACCGCAGTGAGACCGAACTGCTGCGCTACATCCAGCGGCTGGTGAGCAAGGACCTGTCGCTGGTCCACGGCATGATCCCCCTGGGCAGCTGCACCATGAAGCTCAATGCCGCCGCCGAACTGGCGCCGGTGAGCTGGCCGGCCTTCGCCCAGATCCATCCCTTCGCCCCCGCCGACCAGACCGGGGGCTACGCCGACCTGGCGGCGGACCTGGAGGCCTGGCTGGGGGCGATCACCGGTTTTGCGGGGGTGTCCCTGCAGCCGAACGCGGGCTCCCAGGGCGAGTACGCCGGCCTGATGGTGATCCGGGCCTGGCACCGCAGCCGGGGCGAGGGCCATCGCCAGGTGTGCCTGATCCCCACCAGTGCCCACGGCACCAATCCCGCCAGCGCCGTGATGGCTGGCATGCGGGTGGTGGCCGTGGCCTGCGACGCCCAGGGCAACATCGACATCGCCGACCTGGAGGCCAAGGCCGCTGCCCACGCCGCCAACCTGGCGGCCGTGATGGTCACCTACCCCTCCACCCACGGCGTGTTCGAAACGGGCATCCGCCGCATCTGCCAGGTCGTCCACGACCATGGCGGCCAGGTGTATCTGGATGGGGCCAACCTCAACGCCCAGGTTGGGCTCTGCAAACCGGGGCTCTACGGCGCTGACGTCTGCCATCTCAACCTCCACAAGACGTTCTGCATCCCCCATGGCGGCGGTGGTCCCGGGGTGGGTCCGATCGGCGTGGCGGCCCACCTGGTGCCCTTCCTGCCCGCCCATCCCCTGGACGCCGGCGCCGGCAGCCAGGCGATCGGCCCGGTGTCGGCCGCACCCCTGGGCAGTGCCGGCATCCTGCCGATCAGCTGGATGTACATCCGCATGATGGGGGGGTCGGGCCTGCGCACCGCCAGCCAGGTGGCCCTGCTGGCGGCCAACGTGATCGCCGAGCGTCTGGAGCCCCATTTCCCTGTGCTCTACCGGGGCCGCGGCGGCCGGGTGGCCCACGAGTGCATCCTCGACCTGCGGCCCCTCAAGCGCAGCTGCGGCCTGGAGGTGGACGATCTGGCCAAGCGGCTGATGGACTACGGCTTCCATGCCCCCACCGTCAGCTGGCCCGTGGCCGGCACGGTGATGGTGGAGCCCACCGAAAGCGAATCGCTGGCGGAGATCGACCGCTTCTGCGCGGCCATGGAGGGGATCCGCCGCGAGGCCTGGGCGATCGAGACCGGCGCCGCCGACCCCCTCGACAACCCGCTCAAGCAGGCGCCCCACACCCTGGCGGCGGTCACCGCCGACGACTGGGATCGGGCCTACAGCCGCAGCGAGGCGGCCTTCCCCGCCGGGGAGAGTCAGCGGCAGGCGAAGTTCTGGCCGGCCGTCGCCCGCATCGACAACGCCTTCGGCGATCGGAACCTCGTCTGCACCTGTCCGAGCGTGGAAGAGGTGGCAATTCCCGAACTGGCCGCCTGAGTGTTCCGCCGGTACCTTTTCCCCCCGCCATGGCGCATCATTGCTGTGCCATCCCTTCGCGGCGATGGCAAAAGCCTTTCATTTTCATGGGGTTCATGAACGGCAACGACAACTCAGGTGGTGAGCCGGGCCCGGGCGCCCTTGTGCCCGGTCTGCCGGAGGCCAGCCAACGGGTGGATGGCACCAACGTGGTGCGGGTGCCCTTCGGGGTGCGCCGGGCCCGCCGCAGCCGCCCCGAGCGGCCCGACCACTGGGCCACCCTGGTGCTGCCCTTCCAGGCGGGCGGCGGCGGCTCGCCCACGCCGCCCCACGCGGCCTAGGCCGCCAGCTCAGTAGCTGGCGCCGCTGCGGCGTTGGTGCACGGCCGTCGTGGCGGCCGGATCCAGCAGGTCGCCGCTGAGGGCCTCGGCGTAGAGCAGCCAGTGGTCGCCGCATTCCATCCGCTGGTTCACCCGGGCCTCCAGCCAGGCCAGGGCCTCCGGCAGCAGCGGTTGTCCGCTGGGGCTGGTCTCCAGCTCCAGGCCCGCCAGACGATCAGCCCCCGGGGGGAAGGGTTGAAGGAACCGCTTCATCGGGCCGCTTTCGCGCCCGGACGCCAGCACGTTGAGGGAGAAGGCGTCCCCCACGTGCAGCAGGCTCTCGATCGCCCGGTCCTTGGCCACGGCCACGGTGAAGCCTGGGGGACTGAAGCTGGCCTGGCTGACCCAGCTGGCCACCATCGCTCCACCGATGGCCTCAGGCCCATCCCCTTTGCGGGCCAGCACCACGCACAGCGCACCCACCACCCGGCCGAGGGCCTGGATCGCCGGGTTGGTGCGGCTCTCGCTCAGGCCTCCGCCGGTGCTGCGCCGCTGGGCCTGGCGATGCTGCTGGCGCAGGCGCCGGCCCAGGGCGGTGCCGGTTTCCTCCAGGGTCCGCAGGGTGGCCAGATCCGGGCTGAACTTCACCCGGATCGGCTCGAAGGCGAACTGGAAGCCGCCGTCACGGAGCTTGGCTTCGAGCAGGTCGATGGCCTCGCCGCTCCAGCCGAAGCTGCCGAACACCCCCACCGGCTTGGCCCGGTCGCCTTCGGCCAGCACGGTGCCGAGGGCTGAGACGATCGGTGTCGGCGCATGACCCCCGAGGGTGGGGGAGCCGATCAGCAGGGCGTCGCAGGAGTGGATCGCCTCCAGCAACTGCTCGGCGGGGGCGAATTCACAGTTGATGCTCTCCACCCGCACGCCGCTGCGCGCCACCCCCTGGGAGAGGGCGTCGGCGATGGCGGCGGTGTTGCCATAGGCGCTCGCGTACAGCAGGGCCACCGACAGGCTGGCCTTCTCCTGACTCTCGCCCCAGCGGCGGTAGTCGGCCAGCAGGCTGCGCCAGCTCTGGGCGATGGCCGGGCCATGGCCCGGTGCGATCGTGCGGATCGGCAGTTCGTCGAGCCGGTCGACCACCGTCTCCACCTGGCGGGCCATCGGCGCCATCAGGCAGTCGTAGTAGTAGCGGCGGTCCTCCTCGGTGCTGGTGCGGTTCGCCTCGGCGAAGTCCTCGGTGCAGAGGTGGGCGGCGAAGAATTTGCCGCTCATCAGCAGCCCGGTGGTGGCCTCGAAGGCGATCAGGCCGCCGGGCCAGCGGGGGGTGGGGGCGGGGAGCAGGGTGAGGACATGGCCATCGGCGAGGGTGCGGCTGGTCTCCTGCTTCACCACCTCGATCGTCGGCAGGGGCACGACGTCGGCGGGCGCGGCGGCCTCACCCCCCGGGCCGGGCCGCTGCTGCTCCCAGAGTTCGGCGAGCACCTGGGCCCCGGGATTGGAGGCCACCAGCACCGTGGCCGGCCAGTCCGTCGCCAGCTGCTTCAGCAGGGCGACCCGGTTGGGGTTGACGTGGCCCACCACCACCTTGAGGGGCGCGTCGGCCGGCACCAGCAGGGCCAGCTGCTCCAGGAAGGGGGCGGCGAAGGAGGCCCCCGGCGGATGCACCAGCACCGGGGCGCCACCGGAGGCGTCCTGCTGAAAGAGGAAGCTGTTGGCCGTGGTGCCCCGCTCGAGGCCGTACTCGACTTCGAAACGCAGCCGCCGGGGGCTGAGGCCGCGAAGGCAGAGCAGGCCGGGTTCGACCGGCAGGGTGATGACGCGCCGGTCGGACGCGGATGGGGAGGTGGTCATCAGTAGTGGTTGCCCACCTTGCGGTGATGCACGGCCGTGGCGGCGGTGGTGTCGGCCACATTGCCCTCTTCCACCACCGCGTAGATGATCCAGTGGTCAGGGCCTTCCATGCGCTGGGTCACCCGGCAGCCCAGGTAGGCCAGGGCATCCCCCAGCACAGGGCCGCCGGCGGCCACGCCCTCGAGGATGGACACCCCGGCGAAGCGGTCGGCGCCCGGTGGGAACCGGCGCAGGAAATGGCGCAGCAGCGGCTGGTGGTTGTCCTCCCGCAGCACGTTGAGCACGAAGCGATCGTCCACCTGCATCAGGGCTTCGATGGCCCGGTCCTTGGCGACGGCCACCGTGAGCCCCGGCGGATCGAAACTCGCCTGGCTCACCCAGCTGGCCACCATGGCGCCGCTGCGGCTGCCGGCCTCGTCGTCCTGCCGGGCCGTGACGATGTACAGGCCGCCGCTGAGGCGGCCGAGGGCCTTGTCCAGGTCGCCGTCGATGGCCTTCATCGCGGCAATGGTCTTCTCCTTGGTGAGCAGCTGGCCCAGGTCGGTGCCGGCCTCCTCGCAGCGCTGGTAGTCGGCGCCGCCGGGCACCTGGCGGATGCGCAGGGGCTCGAACGCCCACTTCTGCCCCAGGTTGCGCAGCTGGCTGGCCAGGGTGTCGATCGGTTCGTCGTTGCCGCCGAAGGCGTCGTAGCAGCCCACCCACTGCTTGGGATGGAGGGCCGCCAGCAGGGTGCCGATGGCCGTCTGCAGGTCGGGATCGGGGGAGGCGGGCCAGGTGGGCACCACCACGGCGCTGGCCTCACCGATCAGGGAGGCCAGTTCCTGGGGATCGGTGCCGCGCAGGTCGACCAGCTGCACCTGGCCGGAGGCCTTGCCCACGCCCCGGGCGATGGCCTGGCTGAGCCGGTCGCAGAAGCCGTACTGGCTGAGATAGCAGACGGCCGCATAGGCCTCGCCGGCGCTGCGCTGGCCGCTCCAGTCGCGGTAGTCGCCCACCCAGAGGGGCAGGTGCTCCCGCAGCAGGGGCCCGTGGCCCACGGCGATCGTGTTGATCTCCGGCAGCCCCTCCATGCGCTTGAGCGCCTGCAGCACGCTGCGGGCGTTGGGCGCCATCAGGCAGTCGTAGTAGAAGCGGAAATCCGGGGCGATCGCCCCCGGATCGACATCGAACAGGTCGTCGGAGCAGTAGTGGAGGCCGAAGGCGTCGCAGGTGTAAAGGATGCCGGTGCCGTGGTCGAACGAGAAGATCGTGTCGGGCCAGTGCAGGTTGGGGGCACTGAGGAAGCTGAAGCGATGCCCCAAACCGCTCTCGGGATTCACGCCCAGGTCGAGCTCGTCGCCGCTCTTGACCGCCCGGCTGCGGAAGGGCCGGTGCACCTGGTCCTGGAGGAACTGGATCGCCACCTTGGAGCCGACGATCTCGATGTCCGGATGGCGGTCGATCAGATCCCCGATCAGGCCGGAATGGTCCGGTTCGGTGTGGGAGACGATCAGGTGATCGATCGCCGTAGGGTCGATCAGACCTTCCAGCAGGGGGATCCAGGTGTCGCGGAACTTGGCGTGGCTGGTGTCGACCAGGGCCGTGCGCTCGCCGCGCACCAGGAAGGCGTTGTAGGTGGTGCCGTTGCGCAGGCCGAATTCGATGTCGAAACGGCTGCGGTCCCAGTCGAGGGAGCGGATCGCGGTGGTGTCAGCCGCGATTGGTTCGCACTGAAGGCTGAGGCGACCGGCCGCGGCCGCCATCGAGGCCGGGGCGGTGGCGGTGCTGCTGCTCATGGTGTCAGACTCCTTCCGCAGGCTTACGACTGTAGGCAGGGTGATGTCCCTTTCGGTCTGCCGGACAACCTCGCAAGAACCTTGCGGGACGGTGGACAATGAGCTGGAACATTCCGAAGACGAGCCGATTGGTGGTCACTGACGACTTGGAGCGGTTTCAGAACGCGTTCCGCCGCCTGGAAGAGCGTCTTCTGGAAGCCTCGCGGTCGGACCGTTTCAAGCCGCCAACGGGACTGGCCACGGCCCGCCTTCACCAGGAGTCGATCAATGCCTCCGAGGGGGTCCTCGGTGAGGTCCTCGACATGAGTGCGGATGGGATGAAAATTGCCATCGAGGCCAGTCATGAACTCGCCGTTGGCCAGCACTGCAGTGTTGTGGTGGGTGACGGGGAGGGAGAGACCTACGACCTGAGAGGCACCGTGCGCTGGATCGAAGCCACCAGCTACATCTCTGTGATCGGTCTCTCCCTTGATTCCGCCCACCGCATCGAGGCCTGATGCCCTCAGTCGGCCAGCTTCACACTGACGGAGGTCAGTGACTGTGCTTTCGGTGCCGTCACGGTGAGCAGGCCATCGCGATAGTGGGCTTCGAGGGCGTCCCGTTGAATGCCGCCAGGGAAGCGGAAGCTGCGGCTCCAGGTGCCGTAGCGGAATTCGCTCAGCAGCGGTGCGCGGCGGCTGCCTGCGGTTTCGGTGTTGCTGTCCTCCACCGGCTGGGGGGCACGTCGCTCCGCAGTGATGATCAAGGAACGGTCCGTGGCCTTCACATCAATGGAGGAGCGGTCGACGCCGGGGAGTTCCAGAGCGATCGTGTACATCGCTTCGGATTCATGAATCTCGGCGGCAGGAACCCGTTCGGCTGTCTGCAGCTGTTGCTCCAGCCGGTCGAAAAGATCGAAAGGGGAAGAATGCAGGGTGCGCATGGTTGTGGTTTCCAATACGAGTCACGGGAATGGTCGGGTGAGGAACCACCCGCCGCATCAATGTGCCCACCTTGCCCTCAGGCTTCGAGGGGGAGAACCGACGCTCCGGGTTCGGTCCCCCCAACCGGGTTCGGCCTCTTCGCCAGCGGGGGTGGAGAACCGGAGCGGTGCGGCTACAGCCACCACCAGGTGGCGAAGGCAGCCGCCTGGCCGCAAGGCTGGCCGCCGCCATCCCGCAGGGTCCACAGCCGTGCCTTTTCAAGGCGGAACCGGCGGCCTCCGCTGTCGATGCGGACGCCGGCGTAGCCAGTGAGGGTCTGACGGCGTCGCGCCTGTTCCAGGGCGAGGGCCCGGCTGTGGCGTTCGGCCGGCTCGGCCGTGAGCCGGGACGGCAAGCCCACCATGGCGTTCCAGGGGCGGCGCCACAGCTGCAACGCGGCGCGGTTGGCATAGATCAGCTGCGGATCGGCGCCGCCGTCATGGGCCAGGACGACCGTGGCGGCCACGAACAGTTCCTGGGCCGCCTGCAGCGGTGATCGGCCGTTCTCCACCCCGGCCATGAGCGGCCGATCGAAGGCCTGCCGGTGACCAGCCAGGAGGCGCCCGGCGGTGGTGATGGCGGCCTCGCTCAGCCAGGGGGGCGGCTCAGGCCTCGGCATCCGCCCCAGTGGCCATCGCCCGGGCCATGGCCTGCTGAGCCATCCCGGTCCCGTGGGCCTTGAGCGTGTCCAGAAAGAGCTGGTTGGCCTCCGGGAAGCGGGGCTCTTCGGCCAGGGGCAGGGGGCCGGCCCCATCAAGGCCCGATTCCCCTTCCATGGCCGGCGTGATCACCACAAGATCGGGATCAAGGGGGGCGTCGTAGCGCCACCAACGGGCCGGATCGGCAATGGCGGGATGGGTCGGATGGGGCGCATGCTCCACGGGCGCCACCACCCCTTCCCGGCGGCGCTTGGCCAGATCGCCCAGCAACTGGCTGCGGGTGCGGCCCCGCAGTTGGAAGAGCACGAAGGGGTCCTCGCTGAAGCGATCCCCCATCAGGTAGTAGACGGCGCTGATGTGCTTGCAGGGATTCGCCTTGTCGGGGCAGCTGCACTCGCTGCGCACCTCCTGGAGCTTGAAGGGGAACAGCCGCTTGCCACTGGCGGCGAAGGCCCGCTCGATGTCGGCCGGCATGATCCCCGCCAG
This window harbors:
- a CDS encoding PilZ domain-containing protein; protein product: MVTDDLERFQNAFRRLEERLLEASRSDRFKPPTGLATARLHQESINASEGVLGEVLDMSADGMKIAIEASHELAVGQHCSVVVGDGEGETYDLRGTVRWIEATSYISVIGLSLDSAHRIEA
- a CDS encoding diflavin flavoprotein, coding for MTTSPSASDRRVITLPVEPGLLCLRGLSPRRLRFEVEYGLERGTTANSFLFQQDASGGAPVLVHPPGASFAAPFLEQLALLVPADAPLKVVVGHVNPNRVALLKQLATDWPATVLVASNPGAQVLAELWEQQRPGPGGEAAAPADVVPLPTIEVVKQETSRTLADGHVLTLLPAPTPRWPGGLIAFEATTGLLMSGKFFAAHLCTEDFAEANRTSTEEDRRYYYDCLMAPMARQVETVVDRLDELPIRTIAPGHGPAIAQSWRSLLADYRRWGESQEKASLSVALLYASAYGNTAAIADALSQGVARSGVRVESINCEFAPAEQLLEAIHSCDALLIGSPTLGGHAPTPIVSALGTVLAEGDRAKPVGVFGSFGWSGEAIDLLEAKLRDGGFQFAFEPIRVKFSPDLATLRTLEETGTALGRRLRQQHRQAQRRSTGGGLSESRTNPAIQALGRVVGALCVVLARKGDGPEAIGGAMVASWVSQASFSPPGFTVAVAKDRAIESLLHVGDAFSLNVLASGRESGPMKRFLQPFPPGADRLAGLELETSPSGQPLLPEALAWLEARVNQRMECGDHWLLYAEALSGDLLDPAATTAVHQRRSGASY
- a CDS encoding SWIM zinc finger family protein, producing the protein MTSSFPGANGAITTQLGQQGLGQQPWWVEQWMELIHSYRFKKRLERAWTYAREGNVVSIRFEGRRVHARVQGTDPDPYKVKLWLDVLNDEDWGYVLEALSQKARWSAQLLAGIMPADIERAFAASGKRLFPFKLQEVRSECSCPDKANPCKHISAVYYLMGDRFSEDPFVLFQLRGRTRSQLLGDLAKRRREGVVAPVEHAPHPTHPAIADPARWWRYDAPLDPDLVVITPAMEGESGLDGAGPLPLAEEPRFPEANQLFLDTLKAHGTGMAQQAMARAMATGADAEA
- the gcvP gene encoding aminomethyl-transferring glycine dehydrogenase, which gives rise to MLAELGLVSLDQLAAEVVPADILLTAAEAEIGLPLPCPEAEALAELGAMASRNRVLRSLIGLGYHGTATPALIQRHVLENPCWYTAYTPYQAEIAQGRLEALLNFQTLVSELTGLPIANASLLDEATAAAEAMAMASAVSPRQGARRFLVDRAVFPQTLAVLQTRAEPLGIEIERFEAEALSAGGDPVLGDDVFGLLLQLPGVGGRLWDPSPLLAAARSGAVISTVAVDPLAQALLAPVGELGADIAVGSLQRYGVPMGFGGPHAAFFATREDFKRQIPGRLVGQSKDAEGNPALRLALQTREQHIRRDKATSNICTAQVLLAVMASFYAVHHGPEGLEAIARRLLMLRQGLVLGLAALGLAADPGAAFDTVALRTTAANALRQKAVAAGFNLRCGIRGDDGEAALAISLDELSTPEELATLLEALAADPAAAAAARTALQAGLVALEDKPLAELLEGVPRRERPWLRQEVFHRYRSETELLRYIQRLVSKDLSLVHGMIPLGSCTMKLNAAAELAPVSWPAFAQIHPFAPADQTGGYADLAADLEAWLGAITGFAGVSLQPNAGSQGEYAGLMVIRAWHRSRGEGHRQVCLIPTSAHGTNPASAVMAGMRVVAVACDAQGNIDIADLEAKAAAHAANLAAVMVTYPSTHGVFETGIRRICQVVHDHGGQVYLDGANLNAQVGLCKPGLYGADVCHLNLHKTFCIPHGGGGPGVGPIGVAAHLVPFLPAHPLDAGAGSQAIGPVSAAPLGSAGILPISWMYIRMMGGSGLRTASQVALLAANVIAERLEPHFPVLYRGRGGRVAHECILDLRPLKRSCGLEVDDLAKRLMDYGFHAPTVSWPVAGTVMVEPTESESLAEIDRFCAAMEGIRREAWAIETGAADPLDNPLKQAPHTLAAVTADDWDRAYSRSEAAFPAGESQRQAKFWPAVARIDNAFGDRNLVCTCPSVEEVAIPELAA
- a CDS encoding diflavin flavoprotein; protein product: MSSSTATAPASMAAAAGRLSLQCEPIAADTTAIRSLDWDRSRFDIEFGLRNGTTYNAFLVRGERTALVDTSHAKFRDTWIPLLEGLIDPTAIDHLIVSHTEPDHSGLIGDLIDRHPDIEIVGSKVAIQFLQDQVHRPFRSRAVKSGDELDLGVNPESGLGHRFSFLSAPNLHWPDTIFSFDHGTGILYTCDAFGLHYCSDDLFDVDPGAIAPDFRFYYDCLMAPNARSVLQALKRMEGLPEINTIAVGHGPLLREHLPLWVGDYRDWSGQRSAGEAYAAVCYLSQYGFCDRLSQAIARGVGKASGQVQLVDLRGTDPQELASLIGEASAVVVPTWPASPDPDLQTAIGTLLAALHPKQWVGCYDAFGGNDEPIDTLASQLRNLGQKWAFEPLRIRQVPGGADYQRCEEAGTDLGQLLTKEKTIAAMKAIDGDLDKALGRLSGGLYIVTARQDDEAGSRSGAMVASWVSQASFDPPGLTVAVAKDRAIEALMQVDDRFVLNVLREDNHQPLLRHFLRRFPPGADRFAGVSILEGVAAGGPVLGDALAYLGCRVTQRMEGPDHWIIYAVVEEGNVADTTAATAVHHRKVGNHY
- a CDS encoding MEKHLA domain-containing protein; protein product: MPRPEPPPWLSEAAITTAGRLLAGHRQAFDRPLMAGVENGRSPLQAAQELFVAATVVLAHDGGADPQLIYANRAALQLWRRPWNAMVGLPSRLTAEPAERHSRALALEQARRRQTLTGYAGVRIDSGGRRFRLEKARLWTLRDGGGQPCGQAAAFATWWWL
- a CDS encoding Hsp20/alpha crystallin family protein; protein product: MRTLHSSPFDLFDRLEQQLQTAERVPAAEIHESEAMYTIALELPGVDRSSIDVKATDRSLIITAERRAPQPVEDSNTETAGSRRAPLLSEFRYGTWSRSFRFPGGIQRDALEAHYRDGLLTVTAPKAQSLTSVSVKLAD